Proteins from a genomic interval of Shewanella seohaensis:
- a CDS encoding site-2 protease family protein, whose translation MELLKIDCLGKSLRLEGSLAGWQQLFWDNTLVSQKAASVENGGLKVHEFELTQHQSQLASDTGETQVLEHKIQVRLETDVVWQPFRFDYRLLVDEEVIAQGTRTEKDIERQTPEVPVTNPQKISFVGLASLGFKLLKSAKVIKVVLAGASVAAYSWLFSFQFALALIACLVFHEYGHIRAMKYFGMKTKGIYLIPFMGGLALSDEKINTRWQDVVISIMGPTFGLLMSIGSLIAYHMTDNVFFAGLAAFNALLNLFNLLPILPLDGGHILKSISFSMNSIMGLIACVIGAAFGVYISYTLGLALLGFLLLIGSLEIVFEWRTRHQSHLLPLDRYGQIFSTIWYLVTVAALVGIIWHLAGTGDDMLSLPLHILRS comes from the coding sequence TTGGAACTACTTAAGATTGACTGCTTAGGCAAATCGCTGCGTTTGGAAGGCTCACTCGCAGGTTGGCAACAACTCTTTTGGGACAATACCTTAGTCTCACAAAAAGCCGCATCGGTCGAAAATGGCGGCCTCAAAGTCCATGAATTTGAACTCACCCAGCACCAGAGCCAATTGGCCAGCGATACCGGCGAAACACAGGTTTTAGAACACAAAATCCAAGTACGCCTCGAGACCGATGTGGTTTGGCAGCCGTTTCGATTCGATTACCGCCTGCTGGTCGATGAGGAAGTGATTGCCCAAGGCACTCGCACGGAGAAAGATATCGAGCGTCAAACCCCAGAAGTCCCCGTGACTAATCCACAAAAAATCAGTTTTGTCGGCTTAGCCTCCCTCGGCTTTAAGCTGCTCAAGAGTGCCAAAGTGATTAAAGTGGTGCTCGCAGGGGCGAGTGTAGCGGCCTATTCTTGGCTGTTTTCCTTCCAATTTGCCTTGGCGCTTATCGCCTGTTTGGTCTTCCACGAATACGGCCATATCCGCGCGATGAAGTATTTTGGGATGAAAACCAAAGGGATTTATCTCATCCCCTTTATGGGCGGACTCGCGCTGAGCGATGAAAAGATTAACACCCGCTGGCAGGATGTGGTCATCTCGATTATGGGGCCAACCTTCGGCCTGTTGATGTCGATAGGCTCGCTTATCGCTTACCACATGACGGACAATGTCTTCTTTGCGGGGCTTGCGGCCTTTAACGCGCTACTTAACCTGTTTAATTTATTGCCGATTTTACCCCTCGATGGCGGCCATATTTTAAAGAGCATTAGCTTCTCGATGAACAGCATCATGGGCTTAATCGCCTGTGTGATTGGCGCCGCCTTTGGGGTGTATATCAGCTATACCTTAGGCCTTGCCCTGCTCGGTTTCCTATTGCTTATCGGTAGCTTAGAGATAGTGTTCGAGTGGCGTACCCGCCATCAAAGCCACCTATTGCCGCTAGACAGATATGGGCAGATTTTCTCGACCATTTGGTATCTGGTCACCGTTGCCGCCTTGGTGGGCATTATCTGGCACTTAGCGGGCACGGGCGATGATATGTTAAGCCTGCCACTGCATATTCTGCGCAGCTAA
- a CDS encoding MacB family efflux pump subunit, whose amino-acid sequence MSKPLLEVSACYRSFQAGEQQLTVLKDINLSIARGEMVAIVGASGSGKSTLMNILGCLDKPSKGSYFIDGQDTSQMDVDELAKLRREHFGFIFQRYHLLGDLNAVGNVEVPAVYAGKDRLERRERAESLLSRLGLGERLDHKPNQLSGGQQQRVSVARALMNGGDVILADEPTGALDSHSGEEMMRLLQELHREGQTIIIVTHDMHVAQHADRIIEIKDGVIISDEPNPASNIAPVPKTEAIPAKTKARARVAAWDRYAEALKMALLAMSTHRLRTFLTMLGIIIGIASVVSVVALGEGSQREILKSISSMGTNTIDIRPGSGFGDRRSARVRTLTASDANALKNLPYVDSVTPSIGSSATVRYGNKAVTATVNGVGPEFFRVRGYELAQGQFWDDDSVNALAQDAVIDENTRKQLFPNSSGAMNSAIGEVIFLGDLPVRIIGVTQPKESAFGNSDALNVWVPYTTVSGRMVGKKYLDGITVRLDESVPSNAAEQGIISLLKMRHGTQDFFTINTDTIRQNIEKTTATMTLLISAIAVISLVVGGIGVMNIMLVSVTERTREIGVRMAVGARQSDILRQFLIEAVLVCLCGGALGVALAYLIGVVFAQAGGSFQMIYSTTSIVAAFACSTLIGVLFGFLPARNAARLDPVDALARE is encoded by the coding sequence GTGAGTAAGCCATTACTGGAAGTCTCAGCTTGTTACCGCAGTTTTCAGGCGGGTGAGCAACAACTGACTGTACTCAAAGATATTAATCTTTCCATCGCCCGTGGTGAGATGGTGGCGATTGTCGGCGCCTCGGGTTCGGGTAAGTCGACCCTGATGAATATCTTGGGCTGTTTAGATAAACCCTCAAAGGGCTCGTACTTTATCGATGGCCAAGATACCTCGCAGATGGATGTGGATGAACTGGCAAAGCTGAGGCGCGAGCATTTTGGCTTTATTTTCCAGCGATATCATTTGCTTGGCGATCTCAATGCCGTGGGTAACGTCGAAGTGCCCGCCGTGTATGCGGGTAAAGATCGCTTAGAGCGTCGGGAGCGGGCGGAAAGCTTGTTATCGCGCTTGGGTTTAGGTGAGCGCCTAGACCATAAGCCGAATCAGCTCAGTGGCGGCCAGCAGCAAAGGGTGAGTGTGGCGCGGGCGCTGATGAATGGTGGCGATGTGATCCTCGCCGACGAACCGACGGGCGCTTTAGATAGTCACAGCGGCGAAGAAATGATGCGGCTGTTACAGGAGCTGCACCGCGAGGGCCAGACCATCATTATCGTGACCCACGATATGCATGTGGCCCAGCATGCCGACCGTATTATCGAGATTAAGGACGGGGTGATTATCAGCGATGAGCCTAATCCCGCCTCAAATATTGCGCCTGTGCCTAAGACCGAAGCGATCCCCGCCAAGACTAAGGCGCGCGCCCGCGTGGCGGCATGGGACAGATATGCCGAAGCCCTGAAAATGGCGCTGCTGGCGATGTCGACCCATAGATTGCGCACCTTTTTAACTATGCTCGGGATTATTATCGGTATCGCCTCCGTGGTGTCTGTGGTGGCGCTGGGTGAAGGCTCGCAGCGGGAAATCTTAAAGAGCATTAGTTCGATGGGCACCAATACCATAGACATTCGCCCCGGCTCAGGCTTTGGTGATAGGCGCTCGGCAAGGGTGCGAACTTTGACCGCAAGCGATGCTAATGCACTGAAAAACTTGCCCTATGTCGATAGCGTCACCCCGAGCATTGGCTCGAGTGCGACTGTGCGTTATGGCAATAAGGCGGTCACGGCGACTGTGAATGGCGTGGGGCCAGAGTTCTTCCGCGTTCGAGGCTATGAGCTTGCCCAAGGACAGTTTTGGGACGATGACAGTGTTAATGCGTTAGCCCAAGATGCGGTGATCGACGAGAACACCCGTAAACAGCTGTTCCCTAACAGTAGTGGCGCTATGAATTCTGCCATTGGGGAAGTGATCTTCCTCGGGGATTTGCCAGTGCGGATTATCGGTGTGACTCAGCCTAAGGAAAGCGCCTTTGGTAACAGCGATGCCCTCAATGTGTGGGTGCCATACACGACGGTTTCTGGCCGTATGGTAGGCAAAAAATACTTAGATGGCATTACCGTGCGGCTAGATGAGTCGGTGCCGAGTAATGCGGCGGAGCAGGGCATTATTAGTCTGCTGAAGATGCGCCACGGCACGCAGGATTTCTTCACCATTAACACGGATACCATTCGCCAGAATATCGAGAAAACCACCGCGACCATGACGCTATTAATCTCGGCGATTGCGGTGATTTCTCTCGTCGTGGGTGGCATTGGGGTGATGAATATCATGCTAGTGTCGGTGACCGAGCGCACCCGCGAGATTGGTGTTCGCATGGCGGTTGGGGCGCGCCAGAGTGATATTCTGCGGCAGTTTTTAATTGAGGCCGTGTTGGTTTGCCTGTGTGGCGGCGCGCTTGGGGTGGCCTTGGCCTATCTGATTGGCGTGGTGTTTGCCCAAGCGGGAGGCAGTTTCCAGATGATTTATTCGACGACTTCTATTGTTGCCGCCTTCGCCTGCTCTACCTTAATAGGGGTGTTGTTTGGCTTCCTGCCCGCTCGTAATGCGGCGCGTTTAGACCCTGTTGATGCCCTAGCGAGAGAGTAA
- a CDS encoding response regulator transcription factor, with protein sequence MSQIKVAIADDHPLFRTALTQAVLKNVNTAEVLEAENFQELITLVENNPDIELIFLDLHMPGNEGFTGLTLLQNHFPDIAVIMVSSDDQPEIIRKAINFGASAFIPKSASLTQISTAIATVLEGEVWLPEHTDINVDQQTAAEHQRLAKQLAQLTPQQYTVLASIANGRLNKQIAYDLDIKETTVKKHVSAILVKLEVYNRTQAGLVFQQLMITSNDKPPISA encoded by the coding sequence ATGTCTCAGATAAAAGTCGCCATTGCTGATGATCATCCATTATTTCGTACAGCCTTAACACAAGCTGTTCTCAAGAATGTGAATACAGCGGAAGTATTGGAAGCGGAAAACTTTCAAGAATTAATTACGCTCGTTGAGAATAATCCTGATATTGAACTGATCTTTCTCGATTTACATATGCCCGGCAATGAGGGCTTTACTGGCTTAACTCTACTACAGAATCATTTTCCCGATATCGCGGTGATCATGGTGTCCTCCGATGATCAGCCCGAGATTATCCGTAAGGCCATTAACTTTGGCGCCAGTGCGTTTATCCCCAAATCCGCCAGCTTAACCCAGATCTCCACCGCGATTGCTACTGTGCTCGAAGGGGAAGTCTGGCTACCGGAACACACGGATATCAATGTCGATCAGCAAACCGCTGCCGAGCATCAACGTTTAGCGAAGCAACTGGCGCAATTAACCCCACAGCAGTACACAGTGCTGGCCAGCATTGCCAATGGACGCTTAAACAAGCAGATCGCATATGATCTTGATATTAAAGAGACCACGGTAAAGAAACACGTGTCGGCGATACTGGTCAAACTCGAAGTCTACAACCGCACTCAGGCAGGCTTAGTCTTCCAACAGTTGATGATAACCAGCAACGATAAACCGCCGATCAGCGCCTAA
- a CDS encoding efflux transporter outer membrane subunit, translating into MNNRVLTHQNELSCRVGSTLKLSVIAISIALLSGCGALMRSDFEPPALQVPEQWQHTQLNGQVSLDPWWQKFNQPELDQLISQVLSSNNDLTLATLTLQKARLQAGLARDDLYPQLSSNNTASVNKPLDGGSSSKAFQANLSVSYEVDLWGRVSANIDQAQWTALASLEDRESTAQSLVATTASLYWQIGYLHQRIELSNKSIEHSRQTLALTQRQFASGAVTELNVLESQRSLAGQEASHSQLLQQLVEAENALAILLNRAPGQVAVEIKQLPDSAVPEVGVGIPADLVGRRPDVKAALYQLRSALASKDATYASYFPSLSLTGSVGESTSELKELLRNPVGSLGAGLVLPFLQWNQMQINNDIADIDYQSAIVSYRKTLYSAFEDVDNAISAKQQYAYQGEKLEQQFSAAAQAEAIYESQYRHGAIGIQNWIDAQENRRSAEAALLENRYNQLTAQATLYQALGGSDIAPPLADN; encoded by the coding sequence ATGAATAATCGAGTTTTAACGCATCAAAACGAATTAAGCTGCCGTGTCGGTTCAACGCTCAAACTCAGCGTGATTGCCATCAGCATTGCGCTGCTCTCGGGTTGTGGCGCGCTGATGCGCTCCGACTTTGAGCCGCCCGCTTTACAGGTGCCAGAGCAGTGGCAGCATACCCAATTGAATGGTCAAGTCAGCCTAGACCCTTGGTGGCAGAAGTTTAATCAACCCGAATTGGATCAGCTGATTAGCCAAGTGCTCAGCAGCAATAATGACCTGACGCTCGCCACCTTAACCTTGCAAAAGGCGCGTTTACAGGCGGGGTTAGCGCGGGATGATCTGTATCCACAGCTCAGCTCCAATAATACGGCGTCTGTGAATAAACCGCTGGATGGCGGCAGTTCGAGCAAGGCATTTCAGGCGAACCTGTCGGTAAGCTATGAGGTGGATTTGTGGGGTAGAGTGTCGGCCAATATCGACCAAGCTCAATGGACGGCGCTGGCAAGTCTCGAAGATCGGGAGAGCACGGCGCAGAGTCTCGTTGCGACGACGGCGTCGCTCTATTGGCAGATTGGCTATCTGCATCAACGGATTGAACTGAGCAATAAGAGTATTGAACACAGTCGGCAAACGCTGGCGTTAACCCAGCGCCAATTTGCCTCGGGCGCCGTGACTGAGCTGAATGTGCTCGAATCCCAACGCAGTTTAGCGGGGCAAGAGGCCTCCCACAGCCAACTGCTGCAACAGTTGGTTGAGGCCGAAAATGCTCTGGCGATCTTACTCAATCGCGCACCGGGGCAAGTGGCGGTTGAGATCAAGCAATTGCCGGACAGTGCGGTACCTGAGGTTGGCGTCGGCATTCCCGCCGACTTGGTTGGCCGTCGTCCCGATGTGAAGGCGGCCCTGTATCAATTGCGCTCGGCGCTGGCCAGTAAGGATGCGACCTATGCCAGTTACTTCCCAAGCTTGAGTTTGACTGGCAGCGTAGGGGAGTCGACCTCAGAGCTAAAAGAGTTATTGCGCAATCCCGTGGGGAGTTTAGGCGCGGGCTTAGTGTTGCCTTTTTTGCAATGGAATCAAATGCAAATCAACAATGATATTGCCGATATCGACTATCAATCGGCCATAGTGAGCTATCGTAAAACCCTTTACAGCGCCTTCGAGGATGTGGATAACGCCATCTCGGCCAAGCAGCAATACGCTTACCAAGGTGAGAAGCTTGAGCAGCAATTTAGCGCCGCCGCCCAGGCCGAAGCCATTTATGAGAGCCAATATCGCCATGGTGCTATCGGCATTCAAAATTGGATAGATGCGCAGGAGAATCGCCGCAGCGCCGAAGCCGCATTGCTGGAGAATCGCTATAACCAATTAACGGCTCAAGCGACGCTCTACCAAGCCTTGGGTGGGAGCGATATCGCGCCGCCGTTAGCGGATAACTAA
- a CDS encoding efflux RND transporter periplasmic adaptor subunit: protein MKKSSKRKLILFLSGLVLLGGGAYFLLHKPEAAPSYVTEPVKRGDIENSVLANGMLQASKLVSVGAQVSGQIQSLPVDLGQEVKKGDLIAQIDSLAQQNNLQNALASLKSINAQYRAKQAQIRQAKLEYTRQQEMLADKASSRADFEAAEATLTVYQAELEQLQAQKQQAEINVDSARIDLGYTKITAPMDGTVVYSAVEVGQTVNANQTTPTIVEMAQLDTMTVKAQISEADIVNVHPGQAVYFTILGRPNHPYRGTLRAIEPGPTSMDGDDSNMSSSDSDAIYYHGLFDVENPDRTLRIGMTAQISIVLAKADDAQLVPSQVLRAKPRDKAASASDRKSRGPQYQVPVLVNNQVQYVDVTVGINNKINAEILSGLNEGDQVVLGMPADGSTMKFRGPPMRF, encoded by the coding sequence ATGAAAAAATCCTCAAAGCGTAAACTAATATTGTTCTTAAGTGGCTTAGTCCTCCTCGGGGGCGGCGCTTATTTTCTGCTGCATAAACCCGAGGCGGCCCCAAGCTATGTGACTGAACCCGTTAAGCGCGGCGACATTGAAAACTCGGTGCTCGCTAATGGCATGTTGCAGGCCTCCAAGTTGGTGAGTGTGGGCGCGCAAGTCTCGGGGCAAATTCAGAGTCTGCCTGTGGATCTTGGGCAAGAGGTGAAAAAGGGCGACCTTATCGCGCAAATCGACAGCCTTGCCCAGCAAAACAACCTGCAAAATGCGCTGGCCTCCCTTAAAAGTATCAATGCCCAGTACCGCGCTAAACAGGCGCAAATTCGTCAGGCAAAACTCGAATATACCCGTCAGCAGGAAATGCTCGCCGATAAAGCCAGCTCCCGCGCAGACTTTGAAGCCGCCGAAGCCACGCTGACGGTTTATCAAGCCGAGCTTGAGCAGTTACAGGCGCAAAAACAACAGGCTGAGATTAATGTCGACAGTGCCAGAATTGATTTAGGTTATACCAAGATCACCGCGCCGATGGATGGCACAGTCGTTTACTCTGCGGTTGAAGTGGGCCAAACCGTTAACGCCAATCAAACTACGCCAACCATAGTCGAGATGGCGCAGCTCGATACCATGACGGTCAAGGCGCAGATCTCCGAGGCGGATATCGTCAATGTGCATCCGGGGCAGGCGGTGTACTTTACGATTCTCGGTCGTCCCAACCATCCTTATCGCGGCACCCTAAGGGCGATTGAACCCGGTCCCACTTCCATGGATGGTGACGATAGCAATATGAGTTCCAGCGATTCAGACGCCATCTACTACCACGGCTTATTCGATGTCGAAAACCCCGACCGTACCCTGCGTATTGGCATGACGGCGCAGATCTCGATTGTGCTCGCCAAAGCCGATGATGCGCAGTTAGTGCCATCGCAGGTGCTGCGAGCTAAACCGCGGGATAAAGCGGCATCGGCAAGCGATCGCAAATCCCGTGGGCCGCAGTATCAAGTGCCAGTGCTGGTAAATAACCAAGTGCAATATGTGGACGTGACTGTTGGTATTAATAACAAAATCAATGCCGAAATCCTGTCTGGCCTGAACGAAGGCGACCAAGTGGTGCTCGGAATGCCCGCCGACGGTTCGACCATGAAGTTCCGTGGCCCACCAATGAGGTTTTAA
- a CDS encoding extracellular catalytic domain type 1 short-chain-length polyhydroxyalkanoate depolymerase, which yields MPQRTVILPAYAQSEYQAFSEFGANPGELTASYLSPEGPSQDALVVLLHGCVQDGVELANNSGLTALAQEKKFSLLVPQQSFENNVKRCYNWFSAQDTQVDSGEMLSLKNMIAKAQSQSGAKRVYVIGLSAGGAMASAALVNYPDLFTAGAVIAGLPYPCADNLTKAISCMKKGPAESVEELVSFAKQVHPNQQHWPALTVWTGQNDVVVNPENAKQLSAQWVALTQANKTPRVEQYADYSVSTWSDTSGNNLISLVEINNMGHGIAVNPDIKNGGKTGDFLLKAPISSMPEIINLWGI from the coding sequence TTGCCTCAGCGCACTGTTATTCTCCCCGCCTATGCCCAGAGTGAGTATCAGGCATTTAGCGAATTTGGCGCCAATCCCGGTGAGTTAACCGCCTCCTATTTATCGCCCGAAGGCCCAAGCCAAGATGCGCTAGTAGTGCTACTGCACGGCTGTGTGCAGGATGGCGTGGAACTGGCCAACAATAGCGGTTTAACCGCCCTCGCCCAAGAGAAAAAGTTTAGCTTACTGGTACCACAACAGAGTTTTGAGAACAATGTAAAGCGTTGTTATAACTGGTTTTCAGCGCAGGATACTCAGGTGGATAGCGGCGAGATGCTATCGCTGAAAAACATGATAGCCAAAGCCCAATCCCAATCCGGCGCGAAGCGCGTCTATGTGATTGGCCTGTCCGCCGGTGGCGCTATGGCCAGCGCCGCACTGGTTAACTATCCCGATTTATTCACCGCAGGCGCGGTGATCGCAGGCCTGCCTTACCCCTGCGCCGACAACCTGACCAAAGCCATTTCATGCATGAAAAAGGGCCCAGCAGAGTCTGTTGAAGAACTGGTGAGTTTTGCCAAACAGGTGCATCCGAACCAACAACACTGGCCCGCCTTAACCGTGTGGACCGGGCAAAATGATGTGGTGGTGAATCCTGAAAATGCCAAACAACTCTCGGCCCAGTGGGTCGCACTGACCCAAGCGAATAAAACACCAAGAGTCGAACAATATGCCGACTATAGTGTTAGCACTTGGTCCGATACGAGTGGCAATAACCTTATTTCGTTAGTTGAAATAAATAATATGGGCCATGGCATTGCCGTTAATCCTGATATTAAAAACGGCGGAAAAACGGGAGACTTTTTACTAAAAGCACCTATCAGCAGCATGCCAGAAATAATCAATCTTTGGGGAATATAG
- a CDS encoding hybrid sensor histidine kinase/response regulator — protein sequence MGNILLAWLSVETWWISVISIAYLAVLFIVAQWGQNQAIDQWRKRPWVYSLSLGVCCTSWAFYGTVGQAATTGAWLAPIYIGSIICLVLAWPMLMRTLQIIKSQNLTSIADFIACRFDRSPKIAASVAMVSLFGTIPYIALQLRAISTSFDLLTGTFQSGISTAFIVTIVLIIFSILFGTRQLSASKQNQGLVLAIAFSSIVKLLALTTVGLFATFYVFDGFSDLLARGQHLPPSSEGNSLYFVLSQILLGAITIYALPQEFHMMMIENHHAKELKAARWMVPLYLLLINAFVLPIALAGQISFPGGSVDADTYVLTLPLFYQQAWLGVLVYIGGLAAATAMVIVAAIVLSTMISTEILTPLLLRLPKFSSQQTPQLAGILLNLRRISIAAILLSAFAFERYIDQQNHLASIGLLSFVLLSQFFPAAVGALYWRRATTQGAFWGMLMGSLVWLYTLLLPATFPDALWVTQGLLNISWLTPTALFGLTGLDNISHGLLYSLLANVGCFVLISLLKEQSVGEVLQADVFVNRKQVALERHLSVEDLASLLHRFINKEEADALQARAKVLGSELQLATRREELVDYTRLKLSGVLGSASTRMVMNAASRSQQVPLEDVVSIVDEANQIFEFNRELLQSGVENIEQGISVVDADMRLVAWNKRYIELLDYPKDYVKAGIPIETLLRFNIERGIIVGDEAHELVEKRLAHMRSGSPHHFQRTMLDGKVLEIRGQAMPGGGFVSTFTDITAHIQAEKALQLANETLEKRVESRTRELAKAKAEAEAANSSKTRFLAAASHDLMQPFNALTLFTEMLKQRVTSTELKDLATHIEASLNVVESLLSDLVEISRLDGGSLKTEQSQFALDDVLSTLVNEFKVLSAEQGIDFSYQFSSCLVQSDQRLLRRIIQNFLSNAFHYSPAGAVNRQTPLSLNASAALPKLSQADFVPKVLLGVRRLEHSLLIQVWDNGPGIPQDKQQAIFGEFERLEQTREIPGLGLGLAICDRIAKLLGLKIALHSEVGKGTCFSVEVPRVFAQAKPSNPSNVVKLRSEEEGANDSFNISVLVIDNDELMLKAISSLLLGWGCHVLTARDKASAEQQLAQQVLPKLIIADYHLDDDQNGVDLVQSLLTHPVFSSQRPTCIICSADPSESVRQHTSSAQFSFVRKPVKATALKRLIKQLS from the coding sequence TGGATCAGCGTTATATCGATTGCCTATTTGGCTGTGCTGTTTATTGTCGCCCAGTGGGGGCAAAATCAGGCGATTGATCAATGGCGTAAACGGCCTTGGGTGTACAGTTTATCCTTGGGGGTGTGTTGTACTTCGTGGGCGTTTTACGGCACGGTAGGGCAAGCGGCGACCACGGGTGCTTGGTTAGCGCCCATCTACATAGGTTCGATAATCTGCCTAGTGCTGGCGTGGCCTATGTTGATGCGCACATTGCAGATCATCAAAAGCCAAAACCTGACCTCGATTGCCGACTTTATCGCCTGCCGCTTCGACCGCTCGCCTAAAATTGCCGCCAGCGTTGCCATGGTGTCCCTCTTTGGCACTATTCCCTATATCGCGCTGCAACTGAGGGCGATAAGCACCAGCTTCGACCTCTTAACTGGTACCTTTCAATCTGGGATCAGCACGGCGTTTATCGTTACTATCGTGTTGATTATCTTTAGTATCTTATTCGGTACTCGGCAGCTTTCGGCCAGTAAACAAAATCAAGGCTTGGTTCTGGCGATTGCCTTTAGCTCTATCGTAAAGCTGTTGGCGCTCACCACGGTTGGGTTGTTCGCGACTTTTTATGTATTTGATGGTTTTAGTGATTTGCTCGCTCGGGGTCAGCATTTACCGCCGAGTTCTGAGGGTAATTCACTCTATTTTGTGCTGTCACAAATTCTGCTGGGCGCCATTACCATCTATGCGCTGCCTCAGGAATTCCACATGATGATGATTGAAAATCATCATGCCAAAGAGTTAAAAGCCGCCCGTTGGATGGTGCCACTGTATCTGCTGCTGATTAATGCCTTTGTGTTGCCTATCGCGCTTGCGGGGCAGATTAGCTTTCCCGGCGGCAGTGTCGATGCCGACACCTACGTGCTGACCTTACCACTCTTCTATCAGCAAGCTTGGCTTGGGGTCTTGGTGTATATTGGCGGCCTTGCGGCGGCAACGGCCATGGTCATTGTGGCGGCGATTGTACTCAGCACCATGATTTCGACCGAGATTTTGACCCCGCTGCTGCTGAGATTACCGAAATTTAGCTCGCAGCAGACGCCGCAGCTCGCGGGAATATTGCTCAATTTACGGCGGATATCGATAGCGGCGATTCTGCTATCGGCCTTTGCCTTCGAACGTTATATCGATCAGCAGAATCACTTGGCCAGCATTGGCTTATTATCCTTTGTGCTGTTGTCGCAGTTCTTTCCCGCCGCCGTGGGCGCGCTCTATTGGCGCCGCGCCACCACCCAAGGGGCCTTTTGGGGCATGTTGATGGGCAGTTTAGTCTGGCTCTATACCTTGCTGCTGCCCGCGACCTTTCCCGATGCACTCTGGGTCACCCAAGGCTTGTTGAATATTTCATGGCTAACTCCGACTGCGCTATTTGGCCTGACGGGGCTGGATAATATCAGCCACGGTCTACTGTATAGTTTGCTCGCGAATGTCGGTTGTTTTGTGCTGATTTCGTTGCTGAAAGAGCAAAGTGTGGGGGAAGTGCTTCAAGCCGATGTGTTCGTCAATCGCAAACAGGTAGCGCTGGAAAGGCACCTCTCGGTTGAGGATCTGGCGAGCCTACTACACCGCTTTATCAATAAGGAAGAAGCCGATGCCCTGCAGGCTAGGGCGAAAGTACTTGGTTCTGAATTGCAATTAGCCACACGGCGCGAGGAGCTGGTGGATTACACCCGCCTTAAGCTGTCGGGGGTGCTTGGGTCTGCCTCGACGCGGATGGTGATGAATGCCGCCTCACGCTCCCAGCAAGTGCCGCTGGAGGATGTGGTTAGCATAGTCGATGAGGCCAACCAGATCTTCGAGTTTAACCGCGAGCTGCTGCAATCAGGGGTCGAAAACATCGAGCAGGGGATCAGCGTGGTCGATGCCGATATGCGCCTAGTTGCATGGAACAAACGCTATATCGAATTGCTTGATTATCCTAAAGATTACGTTAAAGCTGGTATACCGATAGAGACGCTGCTGAGGTTTAATATCGAGCGTGGCATTATTGTGGGTGATGAGGCCCATGAGCTGGTGGAAAAACGCCTCGCCCATATGCGTAGCGGCAGCCCACACCATTTTCAACGCACTATGCTCGATGGCAAGGTGCTGGAGATCCGTGGTCAAGCCATGCCGGGTGGCGGCTTTGTCAGTACCTTTACCGACATTACCGCCCATATTCAGGCCGAAAAAGCCCTGCAACTGGCTAACGAAACTCTCGAAAAACGGGTCGAAAGTCGCACAAGGGAACTCGCGAAAGCTAAGGCCGAAGCCGAGGCGGCCAATAGCAGTAAAACGCGTTTTTTAGCGGCGGCGAGCCATGATTTAATGCAGCCCTTTAACGCGCTCACCCTGTTTACCGAGATGCTTAAACAGCGGGTGACGTCGACCGAACTCAAGGATCTCGCCACCCATATTGAAGCCTCCTTAAATGTGGTGGAGAGTCTGCTATCCGATCTGGTGGAAATCTCCCGCCTCGATGGCGGCAGCCTTAAAACCGAACAGAGCCAGTTTGCACTCGACGATGTACTCTCGACCTTAGTGAATGAGTTTAAAGTGCTTTCTGCCGAGCAGGGCATCGATTTTTCCTATCAGTTTTCCTCTTGCCTAGTGCAGAGCGACCAACGTTTGCTGCGACGGATTATTCAAAACTTCCTCTCCAATGCGTTCCATTATTCCCCAGCTGGCGCGGTGAATCGGCAAACGCCGCTGTCGCTCAATGCCAGCGCGGCTTTGCCTAAGCTATCACAAGCCGATTTTGTGCCTAAGGTGCTGCTGGGTGTGAGGCGGCTCGAACATAGCCTGCTTATCCAAGTGTGGGACAATGGCCCTGGCATTCCTCAAGATAAACAGCAGGCGATTTTCGGCGAGTTTGAGCGCCTCGAACAAACGCGGGAGATCCCGGGGCTTGGGCTGGGACTGGCGATTTGCGATCGCATCGCTAAGTTACTCGGGCTTAAGATTGCCTTGCACTCCGAGGTGGGTAAGGGCACCTGTTTTAGTGTTGAAGTGCCGCGCGTATTCGCACAGGCTAAACCCAGTAATCCCAGTAATGTGGTTAAGCTACGCAGCGAAGAGGAAGGCGCAAACGATAGCTTTAATATCAGCGTGTTAGTCATAGATAACGATGAGTTAATGCTAAAGGCCATCTCCTCATTGTTGTTAGGCTGGGGTTGCCATGTACTCACTGCACGGGATAAAGCAAGTGCCGAGCAGCAACTTGCGCAGCAGGTGTTGCCGAAGCTTATCATTGCCGATTACCACTTGGATGATGACCAAAACGGTGTCGATCTGGTGCAAAGCTTACTCACCCATCCTGTGTTTAGCAGCCAGCGTCCGACCTGCATTATCTGCTCGGCAGATCCGTCTGAATCCGTGCGACAACACACCAGCAGTGCACAGTTCAGTTTTGTGCGTAAACCCGTTAAAGCCACCGCCTTAAAACGATTGATTAAGCAATTGTCTTAA